One Actinomycetospora corticicola genomic window, CTACAACCCGCTGTTCGTGTGGGGCGACTCCGGCCTCGGCAAGACCCACCTGCTGCACGCCGTCGGGCACTACGCCCAGCGCCTCTTCTCCGGCATGCGGGTGCGGTACGTGTCGACCGAGGAGTTCACGAACGACTTCATCAACTCGCTGCGCGACGACCGCAAGGTCGCCTTCCAGCGGCGCTACCGCGACGTCGACGTGCTGCTCGTGGACGACATCCAGTTCCTCGAGGGCAAGGAGGGGACGCAGGAGGAGTTCTTCCACACCTTCAACACCCTCCACAACGCCAACAAGCAGATCGTCGTCTCCTCCGACCGCCCGCCCAAGCGCCTGGAGACCCTCGAGGACCGGCTCCGCACGCGGTTCGAGTGGGGCCTGATCACCGACATCCAGCCGCCCGAGCTCGAGACCCGCATCGCGATCCTGCGCAAGAAGGCGGCCGGTGAGCGGATGGCCGCCCCGCCGGAGGTCCTCGAGTTCATCGCCGACCGCATCGAGCGCAACATCCGCGAGCTCGAGGGCGCGCTGATCCGCGTCACCGCGTTCGCCTCGCTCAACCGGCAGCCGATCGACCTGCAGCTCGCCGAGATCGTGCTGCGCGACCTCATCCCGGACTCCCGCCAGTCCGAGATCACGGCGCCCACGATCATGGCGGTGACGGCCGAGTTCTACGCCGTCTCCATCGACGACCTCACCGGCCCGGGCAAGACCAAGGCCCTCGCCCTGTCCCGCCAGATCGCGATGTACCTCTGCCGCGAGTTGACCGACCTCTCGCTGCCCCGGATCGGGCAGATGTTCGGCAACCGGGACCACACGACGGTCATGCACGCGGACAAGAAGATCCGCAAGGAGATGGCGGAGCGCCGCCGGACCTACGAGCAGGTCCAGGAGCTCACCGCGCGCATCAAGCAGCGCGCCCGCAGCTGAGCCTTCGCCCCTTCCCGACGGCGGGTCGCGCCGGTCCGGGCGCTCGCGCCCGGCGAGGTTCACATCAGGCATCCCGCCCGCCCCGCAGACCTGCCTCATGTGCACCTCGCGCCGGCGCTGCCCACCCGCGCCTCGGCGAGGTTCACGTCAGGCATCCCGTTGGCCCCGTGGACCTGCCCCCTGTGCACCTCGCGCCGGCAGCTGACCCTCCGCACCTTTCCGACGGCGGGTCGCGCCGGTCCGGGCGCGCGCGCCCACCCGCGCCTGGGCGAGGTTCACGCCAGGCATCCCGTCGGCGCCGTGAACCTGCCTTGTGTGCACCTCGCACCACGGCCCACGCCAGCCCGTCCCGTAGCCCGTTCCGGTGGTCCTCGACGGCCCGACGGCGTGTCCTCCCCGGTGCCGAGGACGGCCGCGACCACCGTCGACGCCTGCGGTCGCGCCACGTGGTCGTCCGGCACCGACGACCGGCCGCCACCACCGTCCCCGCCCGCGCGACCACGCTGCGCGCCCGACCAGGCCCCGGATCCGACGCTGCGTGAGCACGAATGGGACAGACGTGCGGTGCGCGGGCGACACGCGCACCCGATCGGGCCGACCGCTCGTCCGGCGCCCGCCGCGGGAGAGCCGCTCGGCGCGTCGCCGTGGCGGTGCGCGATCGTTCGACCCCCGATCGACCCACAGCTGGGGACAAGTCTGTGGACAGCCGCCCACGACGGGTGGATGGAGGGTGGTGCGGGCCGGGGTGCCCGACGTCCGTCCACCGGACACGCCGATCCGTCCCCGGATCCGGGGACGGGCGACCGCGTCCACCCACATCCGGTGGGGCCGCCCGACCTGCATCGACGGCGGTGCTCCACAGCGTGCACAGGACCTACTGTCATTCCTGTTCTCTCTCTTCTAGAGAACTCCTGAAGAACAGGGGTTGGGGAGCGATCGCCCCGCCGGTCCTGCACAGGGCCGGAGTGTCGGACCCCCCTGGCAAGCTCTACCGTGACGACCTGCCCGGATCCGGGGCCGACGAGTCCCGGGACCCGAGGCAGGCACGCCCGTCCGACACGTCAGGAGAGCCCGATGAAGTTCCGCGTGGAGCGCGACGCCTTCGCCGACGCGGTGGCCTTCGTCGCGCGCAGCCTGCCCAGCCGGGCGCCCGTGCCGGTCCTCGGCGGGGTCCTGCTCGACGCGTCCGACGAGGGCACGCTGACCGTGTCCGGCTTCGACTACGAGGTCTCGGCCCGGGTCGAGGTGCCGGCGATGATCGGCGACGGCGGCCGCGCGCTGGTGTCCGGGCGGCTGCTCGCCGACATCACGCGCTCGCTGCCGCCGCACCCGGTGGACCTCACGGTCGACGGCCCCCGGGCCTCGCTGACCTGTGGCAACGCGCGGTTCAGCCTGCCCACGATGTCGGCCGAGGACTACCCGCAGCTCCCCGAGATGCCCCCGGTGGTCGGCGAGCTCGCGCCCGACGTGTTCGCCCGCGCCGTGTCGCAGGTCGCCGTCGCCGCCGGCCGCGACGACACGCTGCCGATGCTGACCGGCATCCGGGTCGAGATCGACGGGTCCGCGCTCACCATGGCGGCGACGGACCGGTTCCGGCTGGCCGTCCGCGAGTTCACCTGGGAGCCCGGCGAGAACCCCGCCTCGCCCGACGGCGAGCCCACCGCGATCCTCGCCCCGGCCCGCACGCTCTCCGAGGCGGCCAAGACGCTGACGTCGGCCGGCGGCACCATCGAGCTCGCCCTCGGCCGCGGCGACGGTCTGCTCGGCCTCTCCGGCGGCGGGCGCCGGTCCACCACGCGGCTGCTCGACGCGGAGTTCCCCCGCTACCGCCAGCTGCTGCCCAAGGAGCACACCTCCGCGGCGGTCATCGAGATCGGCCCGCTGGTCGACGCGATCAAGCGCGTCTCGCTGGTGGCCGAGCGCGGCACGCAGGTGCGCCTGGAGTTCGACGAGGGCTCGCTGCGGCTCACCGCCGGCGGTGACGACGAGGGCAGCGCGGAGGAGCAGCTCCCCTGCTCGTTCGCGGGCGAGCCGCTGACGATCGCTTTCAACCCCGGCTACCTGCTCGACGGGCTCGGGGCGCTGGGCGCCGACCACGCCCACCTGTCCTTCACCACGCCGAGCCGCCCGGCGCTGCTGCGTCCGGCGTCGGCTCCCGGCGAGGGGTCGACCGACGACGAGGCCGCCGCCCAGGGCGCCACCGCCGTCGAGCCCGGGCCGGAGACGGACACCTCCCTGCCCGAGCCGCGGCCGGGATACCTGTACCTGCTCATGCCGGTGCGTCTGCCCGGCTGATCGCCCGATCGGCGGCCCACGATCCGCGGACGACGATCCGGGGTAGGTCAGCCGGGACGGTCGCCAGCGGGGTGGACGCAGCGGAGCTCGACCCCACGTCGGAAGAGGAGCGGATCGCGGTGCAGCTGGGAATGGTCGGGCTCGGTCGGATGGGCGGCAACATGGCCGAGCGGCTCCGCGCCGCCGGGCACGAGGTCGTCGGCTACGCGAACGACGGCACCGGGGACGTGCAGTCCCTCGAGGAGCTGGTGGGGGCCCTGGCGGCGCCGCGGACGGTGTGGCTGATGGTCCCCTCCGGCGACCCGACGCACTCGACGGTGGAGAGCCTCGCGGGCCTGCTGGAGTCGGGCGACCTCGTCGTCGACGGCGGGAACAGCCGGTTCACCGACGACACGGTGCACGCCGAGCGGCTGGGCGCCGGCGGGGTCCACTACGCCGACTGCGGCGTCTCCGGCGGCGTCTGGGGCCGCACCGAGGGCTACGGCCTGATGGCGGGCGGCTCCGACGAGGACATCGAGCGGCTCATGCCGGTCTTCGACGCGCTGCGGCCCGAGGGTCCGCGCGAGGAGGGCTTCGCCCACGCCGGACCGGTCGGTGCCGGCCACTACGCGAAGATGGTGCACAACGGCGTGGAGTACGGCCTCATGCAGGCCTACGCCGAGGGCTACGAGCTGCTGAGCGCGGGCGGCCCGGTCACCGACGTCGGTGCCGTGATGAAGGCCTGGAGCCGCGGCACCGTCGTGCGCAGCTGGCTGCTCGACCTCATGGTCCTCGCCCTCGAGGCCGACCCGCACCTCGACCAGATCACCGGCTACGCCGAGGACTCCGGCGAGGGCCGGTGGACCGTCGACGAGGCGATCGTGCACGCGGTGCCGCTGCCGGTGATCTCGGCGGCGCTGTTCGCCCGGTTCGCCTCCCGGCAGACCGACTCGCCCGCGATGAAGGCGGTCGCGGCGCTGCGGGCCCAGTTCGGCGGCCACGCCGTGCACAAGGCGGGCGAGGCCGCGAACGAGCCGCCGACGGGCGGCTAGTTCCCCCGGTCGAAGCGGCGCGACGGGAGGGCCGATGTACGTGCGGGAGCTGTCGGTCACCGACTTCCGGTCGTGGGCGCAGGCCGACCTGACCTTCGAGCCCGGGGTGTCCGTGCTGGTCGGGGCCAACGGTCAGGGCAAGACGAACCTGGTGGAGGCCGTCGGTTACCTGGCCACGCTGGGCTCGCACCGGGTGTCGTCCGACGCCCCGCTCGTCCGGCGGGGCGCGGCGGCCGCCCAGGTCCGGGCCACCGTGGTCAACGGCGGCCGGGAGCTGACCGTCCAGGTCGAGATCCAGCTCGGCAAGGCCAACCGGGCCCGCGTGAACCGGTCGCCGGTGCCCCGGGCGCGGGAAATCCTGGGGATCGTCCGCACCGTGGTCTTCGCGCCCGAGGACCTCGCGCTCGTCCGGGGCGACCCCGGCGAGCGCCGGGGGTTCCTCGACGAGCTCCTGGTCGCCCGGGCGCCGCGCTGGGCCGGCGTGCGGGCCGAGTACGACAAGGTCCTCCGCCAGCGCTCCGCGCTGCTCAAGTCCGCCCGGTCGGCCCGGGGGGCGCGGGAGGCGGGCACGTTGGAGGTCTGGGACGCCCACCTCGCCCGGGCGGGGGCGGCCCTCACCGCCGGCCGCATGCAGTTGACCGCGGCGCTGGCCCCGCACGTCACGGCCGCGTACGCGGGGGTCGCGCCCGAGTCGGTGCCGGTCGGCGCGCGCTACCGCTCGCGGGTGGCCGCGGTCGACGAGCTCGCCGCCGCGGTGGAGGGCCAGGACGACGTCACGGGCGGCGCCGCCCACGCGGAGCTGACCGCCGCGGTGGAGGGCGCGCTGCTCGAGGAGATCGGTCGGCGGCGGGACCAGGAGATCGAGCGCGGCGTCTGCCTGGTCGGGCCGCACCGCGACGAGCTCGACCTCACCCTCGGCGAGGGACCCGCCAAGGGCTACGCCAGCCACGGCGAGTCCTGGGCCCTCGCCCTGTCCCTGCGCCTGGGCGGCTTCGAGCTGCTGCGTGAGGAGGGCTCGGAGCCGATCCTGGTGCTCGACGACGTCTTCGCGGAGCTCGACGCCCGACGTCGGGACGCCCTCGCCCGGACGGCCGCGCGGGCCGAACAGGTCCTCGTGACGGCGGCCGTGGACGACGACGTCCCCACCGTTCTGAGTGGCACACGCTATGTGATCGAGGCAGGCACCGTGCGTGACGGGTTGGCGTCATGACGGTCGACGGGAGTGGTTCCTGGTGAGCCGAATCGGTGACGGCGACGGAAAACCTGTGGACAGACCTGTGGACGCTGTGGACAACTCGGGGTCGAAGCGTCGTCCGAGCCGTCGCCGGCGCCCGGATCCGGCGGATGACCTGCAGGGTCTGCTCGACGTGACCGGCCCGGCCGTCCACACCCCGACCACGGAGACGGACCCGGTCGTCCTGCCGCCCGCCCGTCTCGGCCCGCGGGGCGCCACGGTCGGCGCAACGGGCACCACGGAGCGTGCTCGCGGGACGGAGCCCATCGAGTCCGGTGAGACCGACCCACACGGGGGAGACCCGGACCGGCCCCGCGGCTCCGACATCGCGCGGGCCGCGCTGGAGGCCGCGCGGGCCCAGCAGGCCGAGCGCGGTCTCACGCCGGGCCGCGCGCGGCGCACCGTGCGGCGGGACGCGGGGGAGTCGACGCGGCGCCGCCGACGCCGGTGGTCCGGCCCGGGCTCGGACGACCGCGACCCGCAGACCCTCGGCCGCCTCGCGTCCCGGCTCTCCACCCAGCGCGGGTGGGCCCCACGGCTCGCGAACGGGTCCGTGTTCGGGCGCTGGGCGGAGCTGGTCGGCCAGGAGGTGGCCGAGCACGCCACCCCCACCGCGCTGCGCGACGGCGAGCTCACCGTGCAGGCCGACTCCACGGCCTGGGCGACCCAGCTCCGCCTGCTGCAGCGCCAGCTGCTCGGTCGGATCGCCGCCGGCCTCGGTCCCGACGTCGTGACGGGCATGCGCATCCACGGTCCCACCGCGCCGAGCTGGCGGCGCGGCCCGCGGCACGTGTCGGGTCGAGGGCCCCGCGACACGTACGGGTGAGTCCGGACCTCGCCGGACCCGTTGCGGGCGTCTCAGCGCCCGTTGACCGCGCCCAGACGCCCGGAGACCGCCGGACCCGCCGTCGGAACCCTCCCCGGAGACTCCGGGGCGCTCTGCGACGCGCTGAACATGCCATCCGGCCCCTTCCCGTCGGGGCGGGCCAGTAGACTGGAGGAGACGTCCGGGCGATCTCTCGCCCGCGCTCGACGTAGGGAGACACCGAGGCCCGTGGCTGCGG contains:
- a CDS encoding DciA family protein, with protein sequence MESGETDPHGGDPDRPRGSDIARAALEAARAQQAERGLTPGRARRTVRRDAGESTRRRRRRWSGPGSDDRDPQTLGRLASRLSTQRGWAPRLANGSVFGRWAELVGQEVAEHATPTALRDGELTVQADSTAWATQLRLLQRQLLGRIAAGLGPDVVTGMRIHGPTAPSWRRGPRHVSGRGPRDTYG
- the dnaA gene encoding chromosomal replication initiator protein DnaA, encoding MTDQLSDLDETWARVVAELTAPTADPADRPTLSAQQRAWIRVTRPLGLLDDTALLAAPSEFAKEAIERVLRDPIVDALSRRIGRPVQLAVRVDHSSRGGDDHGSGPETSPLPRLSASAGTYSGDGYSRPAYDDGGPDTGYLTGDRSHRADAISAAAGVGRLTNNPDRSHPEEEVDEVRDGLAAVHEIWSPPGRTDAPSRPAPEVPADGARGAPRSQTRLNEKYLFDTFVIGASNRFAHAAAVAVAEAPARAYNPLFVWGDSGLGKTHLLHAVGHYAQRLFSGMRVRYVSTEEFTNDFINSLRDDRKVAFQRRYRDVDVLLVDDIQFLEGKEGTQEEFFHTFNTLHNANKQIVVSSDRPPKRLETLEDRLRTRFEWGLITDIQPPELETRIAILRKKAAGERMAAPPEVLEFIADRIERNIRELEGALIRVTAFASLNRQPIDLQLAEIVLRDLIPDSRQSEITAPTIMAVTAEFYAVSIDDLTGPGKTKALALSRQIAMYLCRELTDLSLPRIGQMFGNRDHTTVMHADKKIRKEMAERRRTYEQVQELTARIKQRARS
- the recF gene encoding DNA replication/repair protein RecF (All proteins in this family for which functions are known are DNA-binding proteins that assist the filamentation of RecA onto DNA for the initiation of recombination or recombinational repair.) is translated as MYVRELSVTDFRSWAQADLTFEPGVSVLVGANGQGKTNLVEAVGYLATLGSHRVSSDAPLVRRGAAAAQVRATVVNGGRELTVQVEIQLGKANRARVNRSPVPRAREILGIVRTVVFAPEDLALVRGDPGERRGFLDELLVARAPRWAGVRAEYDKVLRQRSALLKSARSARGAREAGTLEVWDAHLARAGAALTAGRMQLTAALAPHVTAAYAGVAPESVPVGARYRSRVAAVDELAAAVEGQDDVTGGAAHAELTAAVEGALLEEIGRRRDQEIERGVCLVGPHRDELDLTLGEGPAKGYASHGESWALALSLRLGGFELLREEGSEPILVLDDVFAELDARRRDALARTAARAEQVLVTAAVDDDVPTVLSGTRYVIEAGTVRDGLAS
- the dnaN gene encoding DNA polymerase III subunit beta; its protein translation is MKFRVERDAFADAVAFVARSLPSRAPVPVLGGVLLDASDEGTLTVSGFDYEVSARVEVPAMIGDGGRALVSGRLLADITRSLPPHPVDLTVDGPRASLTCGNARFSLPTMSAEDYPQLPEMPPVVGELAPDVFARAVSQVAVAAGRDDTLPMLTGIRVEIDGSALTMAATDRFRLAVREFTWEPGENPASPDGEPTAILAPARTLSEAAKTLTSAGGTIELALGRGDGLLGLSGGGRRSTTRLLDAEFPRYRQLLPKEHTSAAVIEIGPLVDAIKRVSLVAERGTQVRLEFDEGSLRLTAGGDDEGSAEEQLPCSFAGEPLTIAFNPGYLLDGLGALGADHAHLSFTTPSRPALLRPASAPGEGSTDDEAAAQGATAVEPGPETDTSLPEPRPGYLYLLMPVRLPG
- the gnd gene encoding phosphogluconate dehydrogenase (NAD(+)-dependent, decarboxylating); protein product: MQLGMVGLGRMGGNMAERLRAAGHEVVGYANDGTGDVQSLEELVGALAAPRTVWLMVPSGDPTHSTVESLAGLLESGDLVVDGGNSRFTDDTVHAERLGAGGVHYADCGVSGGVWGRTEGYGLMAGGSDEDIERLMPVFDALRPEGPREEGFAHAGPVGAGHYAKMVHNGVEYGLMQAYAEGYELLSAGGPVTDVGAVMKAWSRGTVVRSWLLDLMVLALEADPHLDQITGYAEDSGEGRWTVDEAIVHAVPLPVISAALFARFASRQTDSPAMKAVAALRAQFGGHAVHKAGEAANEPPTGG